gttcctagatgcatataccttgtgtagtatgcattggttgagtgttgaacatacaagtgtcttgccttgtgcttgttaacttgtatgtccttgtgttcattccaagtgtgaatgagcactgtgatcactaccttgtggtgttcacttggttgatcaagccatggtttgtttcttaactccattttttttgcttgatcacatattgcctgtttcatatgcattttacgATTTTCTGctttacaatgatcatggtgtattgttgtgtttcaggagtattttgttcatatgattcaagtgcttcacagcttctagagttaggtgtgagtgagttttgttcaactgttcccaactcacatgttaagtctagagtctgttttagggttttgtcacggaatagccaaagggggagattgtaaggttgaatttattcaaccatttaattggctttattccgtgccaaatttgcttgtaattcagcatttagtaaccctgtatttaggtgggtttgatgtaagggtagtgagtgagatagagtgaagattgctcaagagtgtgcaagaaaacagagactcgcggctgggactcgtgggtgactcgcggctgcaagccgccagacgcagcacacgtgccaagcatgctggaaggtgaacagtcacgcaagctggagcactacaggacaaaacaggacaactggccatacggttatctcgcgacttagtcaagcagcgaggtcaagccgcgagccacccctgttttgttaaacctgacgtttcacattcctctcccactccagtataaatatcccttttacccacgattgaaagagagcttccagagagaattttgagagagaaaccctaaaaaaaacaagattgattcacccacaatctatacctaagagtctctccaaattcctcaactctcttcctctccattgtcaaatccttgagaggcattataccaaacctggttctcaccatcatcatcactgtaagacagctgtttggatttctaggaagcagttaggaaggaaccaatcttcattggttgatgctacggtctagtagcggcatccgggaagctagaaaagaaaaatgttcggcgcaacctcgttggagcaagaagcttggagggcttaggtgcactgggtagattaggcttggagggtctattgctgtccatgtatcccaactgtattttctagtggattgtttaccgcttggagggcggcggagaggttttacgccgaaggcttcggtttcttcttcgataacacatcgcgtgttgtctttgtgtttgcatcttccttcctctctatctttacctttttattatctgctgtggattttattttgtgttggcttagatagtttttaaccaatttcatattatagcatatgttaagtttccgcacactagttgtttgacatattgcttgaattggttaagttgtaatttgggggtctaaacgttcaaaggtgtttatacacgtttttgaactttcaagctAAAATCAGGTGAGGTGGGTAGATGAaaaatctaacttttttttttttttttttttatataggaaTGATGAAAAATCTAACTTAAAAAGGATATTATAGTCTTgtgaccaaaaaacaaaaaaaaaaaaaagtttagcaaCTATACTAAGTATCTGTCTGCAAATAGCTTATctaatttttgctaaaatatttttttgttaaaaatatattaaaatatatttataccttaaaaaaataaaaaaaataaaaaaaaagtaaaatttaaaaataccattcataaaaactaaaagttaaaagttaaaaacagactctaaaacacaaaaaaacaattgtaaaaCCGTTTTCTACTCTCAAAAATTCAGaatattttattctataaaatgcAGCCTAAAGAATAGCAGGCTGGCTCCCAATAACAAAAGCATTTTACACTTTTACTAATTATAACTTTAAAagtctttattattattatttagggGTAATgagtctttattttatttacatacAAAAGGAATAGGTTAATAGGTGATAAAAATAAGATGGGTCATGCTAACAGGTACCTTTAGGATAAttgttaacaatctattttaagtaaattttgaCACCACTCTtatagaaaatggaaaaaattatcaaaatattaattttttttctttcccataaaaactttatttaaaattccaATTGCTCCATGTGGTGGTCCTCCATATCTTAGATTATTCTGGGTGGAATTTGATCAAATTTAAGGTTTTGACTGATCTTTTGTAAatacactattttttttggaagtttttacattacttttattggaattataaaaaatttatcaaaacaaaaaattctattttttttaatttctcataaaaatttctaaaaatatttgctAAACCAATGCCCTTAAGACATcctttaactttttctttaatttaactACTTTTAGTCCTTTAGTAATATTACTTGAAACTCATTTAAAATTACTTCTGATCcatttgaaaataaagttttcttacaaaaaattattattaaataaaaaagaaaccagAAATTTCTTCTACCATGTagtgaaaattttacaattcattttttatatgtttccATCTATAataactcaatttttattacttctttcagaaatataaatgataaataaataaattacatctAAGTGTAAACATcccatttccattttttttttccaactattTTTCGCACtaggaataaaataataatcttttCTAAGTGAAGATCCTCTAGATGACCCAAACCCTAAAATCCATATCAAAGCGGTCATAGTGCAATTAAGGACAGATTGATCATTTTTGTGTGCGTGATTAAAACAGTGCTAGAATCATTATTCAATAAATGCTTGAATCTGATTGTTAAATATGTGATCTTACTTTATTGACATGCATGTATAGGGTTATCCTACGTTAACAATGACTTGATTCTATACAAAAGTTATTAAATAGCTAGGAGATTTAATTTGGATACGATGATGAATTTGagattgaaaatatattttttataatgaaatgaTATCCTTTTTATTGATGATCTGCATACACGTGGCTTCATAGCAGCATATTATAGTGAAATGATGCATTTCCTCTTATCCACTATGTGAATGAAGTGTTTTCGTTTACAATAATATTAGGAGTGTGCAAGTTTTGCTACaaatttctctatatttttatttgaacttCCACCTTCATCCATTGCCTCTTTAGCCAATTCTTTCCATCTTAATgaattcatcttcatcttttgccctctctctccctctattaCTTCCTTTACGCATAGCTCTATCTCTTCCTTGGTAGCAATGCCTTTTTCATTCAATTTAATCCTAACCCCTACCTTCCACACATCCACAATGAACTTTGCATTAGTTGGTTGATCTGTCCATTGTGGCATTGCAACCATTGGCACTCCCAAACTCAATGCCTCAAGCGTCGAGTTCCATCCACAGTGAGTCATGAAGCACCCAACTGCCTTGTTAGCTAATACTTCTAGTTGAGGGCTCCAACTCAGAACTGATCCCTTCTCTGTTGTTTCTTGCAGAAAATTTATGGGAAGCTGTTTTACTTCAGATTCTCTAACTACCCATAAGAAGTGGCAATTGCTATTCTTTAGTCCCCATGTTATCTCCTCCATCTGTTCTTCTCCAAGGGTTGCCAAGCTTCCAAATGATATATAAACCACTGAGCCAATTTCTTTTGTGTCTAGCCACTTCATGCAAGTGTCCATATTAGGCTCGAATAGGTTAAGACCATAATCTTTGTCATCCTCCAACCGCTTATCTAAGTGCATTGATGGAATAGTTGGTCCAATTGTTATAATAGACCATTGGCTTGCCATCCAATTTACTACCTAAAGGAATTTAGAAAGTAGAATCATATATGTTTAACAAAaccatggaaaagaaaaataaaagaagatgaaaaaagaagaattacgAACTCCTATACCATGCCATCTTTGGtcaatgatataaaaaaaaaaaaaaattgttacctAATGATGGAGAGAATAGCAGTACCAGTACCACAAATAGTATGCAATCTAAAATTATAAAGGAAATGTATATGTTGTGTTTGGTAAAGTCCATTTATTCTAACTCAA
The Quercus lobata isolate SW786 chromosome 10, ValleyOak3.0 Primary Assembly, whole genome shotgun sequence DNA segment above includes these coding regions:
- the LOC115962852 gene encoding UDP-glycosyltransferase 74E2-like, with the protein product MERETHILVIPYPIQGHINPMLQFSKRLASKGPRVTFVTTTSISKSIQAQASSSVNFEIISDGSEEVKNQETIDESVQRFKSKVSESLAKLIQRHNSSKYPPKFLVYDSVMPWALNIARQLGIDGAPFFTQSCVVNAIYYHAHRGEIKMPLEEGSSISLPSMPSLGSNDLPSFLFDTGLYAALQNLLVNQFSNFQDANWLLCNTFDKLEDEIVNWMASQWSIITIGPTIPSMHLDKRLEDDKDYGLNLFEPNMDTCMKWLDTKEIGSVVYISFGSLATLGEEQMEEITWGLKNSNCHFLWVVRESEVKQLPINFLQETTEKGSVLSWSPQLEVLANKAVGCFMTHCGWNSTLEALSLGVPMVAMPQWTDQPTNAKFIVDVWKVGVRIKLNEKGIATKEEIELCVKEVIEGERGQKMKMNSLRWKELAKEAMDEGGSSNKNIEKFVAKLAHS